ttttgaattttgttctttgttaAACATGGaagttttatttcaatatttaatttgatgcataaattctttttattgcAATTAagtacttataattttttattagagtATAAGTGTCAAATATTCATGAGACCacatgatattatttgatatggatatcaaattaaacattaaaactaaaCTCAAGTATCAAATGATATAATAACACTAAATTTTAACATGATAAAAAACCATATGAAATAGAAAGTGGCAAgctattgttattgttatttataacATTTAGATATATTACAACATATATATAGGGTGAATATTTGGGAGAGTGTACTTTTTCTATTCTATAAGTAACCTTTAGAAACTTAATAtgtatcttttcttttaatatttatttttaaatattttactataatgttGTAAGACACTTGTCAACCCCTAACTCTGTTTGCGGAGTAGTACCAAATAACTTCCCATATTTATCCATGTTTTCGATATATAGTGATGAGCTGATTATTGTGTAAGCTATATATGACAGTATTGTCTCCATGCAACTCATGCTGTTTGAGAAGCTTGTCTCACCGTCTGAATAAAAAAACCAGACAAAAGCAATTACTGTAAAATGTTAGTGCTCAATTAATTGTAAGTAGCAatataatgatataaaaaatgCGAGACCTGAAGATAAACTTCGAGCTTCCTCTTTAAGATTGCATGCTCTTGCTTCACTTGTTGAAAACTCCTAATGCATCTATAAAATCAACACCTTGAGTTCACTTTAGTATCTTCACTCAACATATATTCAAGTATAAATATGTGAGTATAATCCTCTTCAACTACATGAAAGAACTTTGAAAAGggtaaatatatttgtattcaACATATACTCATATCCGATTCTACTTTGAATACGGCCCTAAAGAGAGTTATACCAAAATATGAGTAATACTATGACCCAAAGAAAGATAAAACACATAAACGTCCAACATGAGCAACTCTTGATTAGAGAGAGCCACTTGTTACTAGTCAAAAAGGAACCAAGCAACCAAAGGTTAGGTATAAATACCTAAGATATGAGTCTCACACTATCTCTTTTACGTGTTTAAAGCTTCCATTTCTGTATCCTTCCGTTAATACCTTTCGCTAACGTAAGTATTAGAGAATGTCTCAAAATACAAGCTCCAATATCTCTCACCTCCCGCTAATTTTGTTGGAACCTAATCTCTCCAAACCCGGCTTAACTTCCTAGAAAAATACCTCCCAACCCACTTCaccaccaaaaaaaaatgacaaaCAGATCACGAGTTAAAAGAGTCTTTTAACGTGTGCTAATGGAACTTAATTgatgaaaggaaaaaagaaaaaaaggaagtaGACAAGAAAATTACCCTTCAGCATTTTCAGCATTGCAGTATTCTCTGAAAGCTGTGCATTCATTGGTAACCTTCTTAGCCCCAATGCTTCAAGAAAATCAATATAATCAAATGACTCAGATAAACAAGAGTAACATcaattcactttttttttttttttttttttttttttttgggggggcgGTATGTAAGAGTTTACCTGGAGCTGCTTCCCTTGAACTGGTGCATGTAATCATCCAGTTTACAAAAGTCAATAGGCCTACTGTTCCTGCATGATATATGAGAAAATTTCTTATAGTgatcttaaatatttaa
This genomic stretch from Gossypium raimondii isolate GPD5lz chromosome 6, ASM2569854v1, whole genome shotgun sequence harbors:
- the LOC105772237 gene encoding histidine-containing phosphotransfer protein 4 — protein: MDRNRLHNQVASMRRSLFDQGYLDDQFIQLEELQDDTNPNFVQEVVTLFYNDSTRLIQNIEQALNSRPIDFCKLDDYMHQFKGSSSSIGAKKVTNECTAFREYCNAENAEGCIRSFQQVKQEHAILKRKLEVYLQTVRQASQTA